The genomic region AAGGTCGCCGAAGGCGTGTTTGACAGCGACTACAACGAGGCGCTGGTGCACCAGGCGGTCGTCGCGTTCCTGGCCGGCGCGCGCAGCGGCACGCGCGCGCAGAAAAGCCGCTCGGATGTCGCCGGCGGCGGGCGCAAGCCGTGGCGCCAGAAGGGAACCGGCAACGCCCGCGCCGGCAGCAACCGCAGCCCGCTGTGGCGCGGCGGCGGACGCGCCTTCGCCGCGCGCCCGCGCAACTTCGCCAAAAAGGTCAACCGCAAGATGTACCGCGGCGCGCTGCGCTCGCTGCTGTCGGAACTGTACCGCCGCGGCTGTTTGCACATCGTCGAGGAACTGACCGTGGCCGAGCCGAAGACCAGGCTGCTGGCCGGCAAACTGCGTGACTACGACTTTGAATCGGTGCTGATTGTGACGCCCGAACCCGACGAAAACCTCGTGCTCGCCGCCAACAACCTGCCGGGCGTCGGCGTGCTGCCCGCGACCCGCCTCGACCCGGTCAACCTGCTGCGCTTCGGCCATGTGCTGGCGGCGCGCGGCGCCGTCGAGAAAATCCAGGAGTGGCTGGCATGAAAGTGACGCTGCCGACCGAGAAGGCGCGCAAGGTCATCGTGGCGCCGCATGTCTCGGAGAAATCCACCAACGCGATGGTCGCCAACCAGCATGTGTTCCGGGTGCTGCCGGGCGCGACCCGCAACGAGGTGCGCCGGGCCGTCGAGACCTGCTTCGATGTCAAGGTCAAAAAGGTCAACCTGCTGAATGTCAAGGGCAAGCGCAAGGGCGCCGGGCGCCGCCGCGGACGCCGCGTCAACTGGAAGAAGGCCTATGTCGCGCTGCAACCCGGCTACAGCATCAACCTGACCGGTTCGGACTGAGGCGTGCGAAGATGACGGTCATCAAATCCAAACCGACGACGCCGAGCAGGCGCTTCATCGTCAGCCTCGACCGCGGCGAACTGCACAAGGGCGGCGGCCACCGCCCGCTGCTGCAAAAGAAAACCGGCGGCGGCGGGCGCAACAACCGCGGGCGCATCACCGTGCGCCACAAGGGCGGCGGCCACAAGCGGCGCTACCGCGTGATGGACTTCAAACGCGCCAAGGACGATGTGGCGTGCCGCGTCGAGCGCATTGAATACGACCCCAACCGCAGCGCCCGCATCGCGCTGCTGGTGTACGACGACGGCGAGCGCAGATACATCATCGCCCCCGCCGGCCTCAAGCCGGGCGAGCGGCTGGTTTCCGGCGCCGCCGCGCCGGTCAAGACCGGCAACGCGATGCCGCTGGCGAACATGCCGATGGGCGCCGTCGTCCACTGCATTGAGTTGAAACCGGGCAAGGGCGCGCAAATCGCGCGCAGTGCGGGTACAATGGCGCAGTACATCGCGCGCGAGGGCGGCTTCGCCACGCTGCGGCTGCGCTCCGGCGAGATGCGCCGGGTGCCGGATTCGTGCCGCGCGACCATCGGCGAAGTCGGCAACAACGAACACAACCTGGTCAAACTGGGCAAGGCCGGCGCGAAGCGCTGGCGCGGCGTGCGCCCGACGGTGCGCGGCGTCGCGATGAACCCGGTGGACCACCCGCACGGCGGCGGCGAGGGCAAGACCTCGGGCGGCAGGCACCCGGTGACGCCGTGGGGCAGGCCGACCAAGGGCTGCAAGACGCGCAGCAACAAGGCGACCGAGCGCTTTATCGTGCGCCGCAAGAAACGATGACAGGATGACGCAAAAACATGGCCCGTTCACTCAATAAAGGTCCGTTTGTTGACGACCACCTGATGAAGAAAGTGCTGAAAGCGCTGGAATCAAGGGACAAGAAGCCGATCAAGACCTGGTCGCGGCGCTCGATGGTCGTGCCCGACATGGTCGGGCTGACAATCGCCGTGCACAACGGGCGCAACCACATGCCGATTCACATCAACGAGCAGATGGTCGGGCACAAACTGGGCGAATTCGCGCCGACGCGCACCTTCAAACAGCATTCCGGCGACCGCAAGGTCAAGGGCGCGGCCTGAGCGGTGGCGGTGATGGAAGTTTCCGCCAGATTGAGGGCCTGCCGCGTGTCGGCGCGCAAGTGCCGCCTCGTCGTGGACCGCGTCCGCGGGCTGGCCGTCGGCGACGCGCTTGAACTGCTGCGCTTCGGCAGGACGCGCCCGGCGTTTTATGTGCTGAAGGTGCTGGAGTCGGCCATCGCCAACGCCGAGAACAACGAGGGCGCCGACATTGACGAACTCAAAATCAAACGCATCACCGTGGACGAAGGCCCGGTGATGAAGCGTTTCCGCCCGCGCGCGAAGGGCCGCGCCTCGGCCATCATCAAGCGCACCAGCCACATCGGCCTGGTGCTGAGCGACGCCTGAGGACGGCATGGGCCAGAAAGTTCATCCGACGGGTTTCCGGCTGGGCATCGTAACCGACTGGTCGTCGCGCTGGCTCGCCGAACGCGGCGACTACGCGAGGATACTCCACAGCGACCTCGAGATACGCGAATACCTGCAACGCAAACTGGCGCACGCCTCGGTCAGCCACATCCAGATCGAGCGCCCCGCCGGCGCCGCGCGCATCATCATCCACACCGCGCGCCCCGGCATCGTCATCGGCAAGAAGGGCGAGGACATCGAGGCGCTGCGGCGCGAGATTGCGCGGCGCATGGAACTGGCGCTCGGCAGCGTGCAGTTGAACATCGAGGAAATCCGCAAGCCGGAGATGGACGCGGCGCTGGTCGCCGAAAGCGTCGCCCGCCAACTGGAGCGGCGCATCATGTTCCGGCGCGCGATGAAGCGCGCGGTGCAAAACGCGATGCGCCTCGGCGCGCAGGGCATCAAGATCGCGGTCGCCGGGCGCCTCAACGGCGCCGAGATTGCGCGTTCCGAGTGGTACCACGAGGGCCGCGTTCCGCTGCACACGCTGTCGGCGCGCATTGACTACGGCTTCACCGAGGCGCGCACGACCTACGGCATCATCGGCGTCAAGGTCTGGATTTACGGCGGCGACGCGGCGCCGATTGACGGCGCCGCCGCCAAACCGGCGCGCCCGGCGAAACCGCCGCGCCCGCCGCGCCCGCCGCGCCCGGCAAAACCGGCGGCGGCCTGAGGACGGGAGACGACGATGCTGCAACCGAAAAAAACCCGCTACCGCAAACAGCACAAGGGCCGCAACCGCGGCCTCGCCGTCAACGGCAACAAGGTCAGTTTCGGCGAGTACGCGATGAAGGCGACGACGCGCGGGCGCATCACCGCGCGCCAGATCGAGGCCGCGCGCCGCGCGATGACCCGCTATGTCAAGCGCGGCGGCAAGATATGGATTCGCATCTTCCCGGACAAGCCGATTACCAAGAAGCCGCTGGAGGTGCGCCAGGGCAAGGGCAAGGGCAATGTTGAGTACTGGGTCGCGCCGGTGCAGCCCGGCAAGGTGCTGTATGAAATCGAGGGCGTCAGCGAGGAGGTCGCGCGCGCGGCGTTCCGGCTGGCCGGCGCCAAACTGTCGGTCAAGACGGCGTTCGTCGCCAGAGGAATGATGTGATGAAGGCGAAGGAACTCAGGGACAAGGACGAAGAGGCGTTGCACCGCGAATTGCAGGAATTGACCGAGGCGCGCTTCAAACTCGGCCTGCAGGGCAAGAGCCAGCAGACCAGAAACCCGCACCGTTTCCGCACGCTGCGGCGCGACATCGCGCGCATCAAGACCGTGCTGAGAGAGCGCATGACCGGAGAGGCGGCGTCGTGAGCACGCAGGAAGGCAACTTGCAGGAAGGCGGCGTGCGCGAAAGCAGCGCGGGCGAAGGCAACATGCGCGAAAGCAACGCGGGCGAAGGCGGCGTGGAAGGCGGCGTGCGTGAAAGCAACGCGGGCGAAGGCAACATGGAAAACAACGCGCCCAAAGGCGAACAGCGCACGCTGACCGGCAGCGTCGTCAGCGACCGCATGGACAAGACCGTCACGGTGCTGGTGCGGCGCCGCTTCCCGCACCCGGTGTACGGCAAATACATCACCCGCAGTTCCAAACTCAAGGCGCACGACGAGGACAACGAGGGCCGCATCGGCGACATCGTAACCGTCGCCTCGTGCCGGCCGCTGTCGAAATTCAAATCGTGGCGCCTCGTCGAGGTCGTCAAGAGGGCGCCGCAGGGCGGGCCGTCATGATCCAGATGCAGACACTGCTGAATGTGGCCGACAACAGCGGCGCCCGCAAACTCCAGTGCATCAAGGTGCTGGGCGGGTCGCGCCGCCGCTACGCCAACATCGGCGACATCATCAAGGTCAGCGTCAAGGACGCCATCCCGCGCAGCCAGGTCCGCAAGGGCGAGGTGTACAACGCCGTCGTGGTGCGCTCGTGCAAGGGCGTGCGCCGCGGCGACGGCTCGCTGATTCGCTTCGACAACAACGCCGCGGTGCTGCTGAACACCCAGTTGCAGGTCATCGGCACCCGCATCTTCGGCCCGGTGACGCGCGAGTTGCGCACCGGGCGCTTCATGAAAATCATCTCGCTGGCGCCGGAGGTTCTGTGATGAACAGGATACGCAAGGGCGACGAGGTCGTCGTCATCGCCGGGCGCGACAAGGGGCGCCGTGGCAGGGTGCTGCGGGTGTCGCCGGCGGACGGCAAGGTGCTGGTCGAGAACATCAACATCGTCAAGAAGACGGTGCGCCCCAACCCGAACACCGGCGAGGCCGGCGGCATCGTCGAGCAGGAGCGCCTGCTCGACGCCTCCAATGTGATGCTGTTCAACCCCGAGACCGGCAGGGGCGGGCGCGTCGGTTTCAGGGCCGGCGACGACGGGCGCAAGACGCGCTATTTCAAGTCCGGCGGCAAGGAGGTTGCCTGACATGGAAACACAACTGGAAAAAACCTGGAAAAAGGAGACCGCCGCGCGCCTGATGAAGCAACTGGGCCACGCCAACCCGATGCAGACGCCGCGCCTCGTCAAGATCACGCTGAACATGGGCCTCGGCATGGCGGCGCGCGAGCGCGCCGTGCTGGCCGCGGCGATGAAGGAACTGGCGCTGATTTCGGGGCAGCAGCCGTCGGTCACGCGCGCGCGCAAGTCCATCGCCGGCTTCGGCATCCGCGACGGCTGGCCAATCGGCTGCCGCGTCACGCTGCGCCGCGCCAGGATGTACGGTTTCTTCGAGCGCCTCGTCAACATCGCGATTCCGCGCATCCGCGACTTTCGCGGCCTCAGCCGCAAGTCCTTTGATGGGCGCGGCAACCTGACCATCGGCGTCCGCGAGCAGATTGTGTTCCCGGAGATAGACTACGACAAGGTGGACCAGTTGCGCGGGCTGGACATCGCCATCACCACCAGCACCGCGTCCGACGAGGAAGCCGGCCATTTGCTGGCGGCAATGAACTTTCCGTTCAGGGACTGAAGACATGGCAAAAGCCTGCATGATTGAAAGAGAAAAGAAGCGGCGCAAGACCGTCGCCCGGCTGCGCCGCAAGCGCCTCGCGCTGAAGGCCGCGCTGAAAAACCCCGCCGCCGATTACGACGAGCGGATGCGCGTCATCGCGCAACTGCAAAAGCTGCCGCGCAACGCCAGCCCGTGCCGCCTGCGAAACCGCTGCCATGTAACCGGCAGGCCCAAGGGTTATTACCGCAAGTTCGGCCTTGGCCGCAACAAACTCCGCGAATACGCGATGCTGGGCTACATCCCCGGCCTCGTCAAATCCAGTTGGTGAGGGCGGGCGAATGAGCATGAGCGATCCGGTGGCGGACATGCTGACGCGCATCCGCAACGCGCAGGGCGCCGGCCTGCCGGCGGTGGAGATGCCGGCCTCGAAGATGAAGGCGGCGATTGCGAAGACGCTGCGCGAGGAAGGCTACATCGCCGATTACAGCACCGGCGACGGCGACGGCGGCCACCGTCGCCTTAAAATCACGCTGCGCTATTACGAGGGCAAGCCGGTCATCTCTTCAATACGGCGCGTCAGCAGGCCGGGCCTGCGGGTGTACCGCGGCGTGGACGACCTGCCGGTCGTGCTCGGCGGCGCCGGCACCGTCATCATCGCCACCTCCAGGGGCGTCATGAGCGGGCGCCAGGCCAAGGCCGCGCGCCACGGCGGCGAGATCATCTGCGTGGTGGAGTAGGCCGGTGTCGAGAATCGCGAAAAAACCGGTGGCCATTCCCGACGGCGTCCAGGTCGCCATCGAGGGCCGCACTGTCCGCGCCAGCGGGCCGAAGGGCGAGGGCAGCGTCGCCGTCCACGACCTCGTCTCGTTCGAGCGCAACGGCGACTGCATCGAGTTCGGCGCCGCCGCCGGCGGCATGGCGATGGCCGGCACGATGCGCTCGCTCGTCGGCAACCTGATGACCGGCGTCAGCGAGGGTTTCCGGCGCAAACTGGAATTGCAGGGCGTCGGCTACCGCGCGCAGATGCAGGGCGGGCGCCTCAACCTGCAACTGGGCTATTCGCACCCGGTCGAGTACGCGTTTGACGACAGCGTGACCATCCAGACCCCGAGCCAGACGGAAATCGTCGTCGAGGGCGTGGACAAGCAGAAAGTCGGGCAGGTCGCCGCCGAGATTCGCGCGCTGAGGGCGCCCGAACCGTACAAGGGCAAGGGCGTGCGCTATGCCGGCGAGCAGGTCCGCCGCAAGGAAGCGAAGAAGAAATAACACGCCGGCGAAAGGAACACGATGATGAACAAGAAGACCGCCCGGTTGAGGCGCACGCGCAAGACCAGGAACCGCATCCGCCGCTGCGGCGCCCACCGGCTGTGCGTGCACCGCACGCCGCGCCACCTGTACGCGCAGATCATCGCGCCGGACGGCGCCGACACGCTGGCGTGCGCGTCCACGCTTGAGCGCGGCCTGGCCGGCGACGGCGGGCGCAAAGACGCCGCCGGGCGCATCGGCGCGGCCATCGCCGAACGCGCGCTGAAGAAGGGAATCCGCGAAGTGGCCTTCGACCGCTCCGGCTTCAGTTACCACGGGCGCATCAAACTGCTGGCCGAGGCCGCGCGCGCCGGCGGGCTGCAATTCTGAACAAGGGAAAGGAGAACGATGTCCAACGTTGAAAAAGCGGAATTGACCGACGGCCTGCTCGAGAAACTGGTCGCCATCAACCGCGTCGCCAAGGTCGTCAAGGGCGGGCGCCAGTTCGGCTTCACCGCGCTGACCGTTGTCGGCGACGGCAACGGCAAGGCCGGCATCGGCTACGGCAAGGCGCGCGAGGTGCCGGTCGCAATCCAGAAGGCGATGGAGGCCGCGCGCAAGCGGATGGTCGAGGTGCCGCTCAACAACGGCACGCTGTTCTACCCGCTGATTGGCAGGCACGGCGCCTCCCGCGTGTACATGTCGCCGGCCTCCGAGGGCACCGGCATCATCGCCGGCGGCCCGATGCGGGCGGTGTTCGAGGTGCTCGGCGTGCACAATGTGCTGGCCAAGTGCCTCGGTTCGAGAAACCCGATCAACATGGTCAACGCGACCTTTGAGGGCCTGCAAAAGATGCAGTCGCCGCGGCAGATTGCCGCGCGCCGCGGCAAGAGCGTCGAGGAGATTACGCAATGGCGTCCGGACACCTGAAAGTAACGCTGGTCAGGAGTCTGAGCGGGCGCCTTCGCAAGCACAAGGCGTGCGCGCGCGGCCTCGGCCTGCGCCGCACGCACAGCAGCGCGCGCGTCGCCGACACGCCGGAAAACCGCGGCATGATCGCCAAAATCCCGTACCTGCTGAAGGTCGAAGACGATGCGTGAGCGGCTGCCCGAAGGCATGCAGCGCGGCCTGCGGCTTGATGAACTGTCGCGCGGCGGCTGGCGCCGCCCGCGCAAGCGCGTCGGGCGCGGCAACGGCTCGGGTCACGGCACGACCTGCGGGCGCGGCGTCAAGGGCCAGAAGTCGCGTTCCGGCGGCTACCACAAGGTCGGCTTTGAGGGCGGGCAGATGCCGATACAGCGCCGCCTGCCGAAAATCGGCTTCCGCAGCGCGAAGAGCCGCCTGAACGCCGAGGTGCGCCTCGGGAGTCTGGACGCGCTCGGCGACATCAAGACCTTCGACCGCGAGGTCCTGGTCGGCGAAAAACTGGCGCCGCGCGGCGCGAAGCGCATCAAGGTCATCCTGTCGGGCGAGATCAAGCGGCCCGTCGTGCTGCGCGGCCTCGCCGTGACGGCGAACGCGCGCAAGGCGGTCGAGGCCGCCGGCGGCAAGGTCGAGGAGGAATAGGGCGGTGGCGACGACGGCTTCCAGCATCGCCAGCATGGCCGGCGCCGGGCGCTTCACCGAATTGCGAAAGCGCATCGGTTTCGTGCTGCTGGCGCTGGTGCTGTTCCGGCTCGGCAGTTTCATTCCGGTGCCCGGCGTGGACCCGGTGCAGATGGCGCAGTTCTTCGAGCAGCAGAGCGGCACGATACTGGCGATGTTCAACATGTTTTCCGGCGGCGCGCTCGAGCGCCTCAGCATCTTCGCGCTCGGCGTGATGCCGTACATCTCGTCGGCCATCATCATGCAGTTGATGACGGCGATTGTGCCGTCGCTGAAAGAACTGAAGAAAGAGGGCGAGCAGGGCCGCCGCGTCATCATGAAATACACCCGCTACGGCACCGTCGGCCTCGCCACCTTCCAGGCCATCGGCGTCGCCGTCGCGCTGCAGGGGCAGAATGTCGCCTACATCACCGGCCCGACCTTCATCCTGACCGCCGCGGTGTCGCTGGTTACCGGCACGATGTTCCTGATGTGGCTGGGCGAGCAGATTAACGAGCGCGGCATCGGCAACGGCATCTCAATCATCATCTTCGCCGGCATCGTCGCCGGGCTGCCCGCCGCCGCCGGCGGCACGCTGGAACTGGCCAACACCGGCGAGTTGTCCACCCCGCTGGTGATGCTGATACTGGCGCTGGCCATCGCCGTCACGATGTTTGTCGTGTTCGCCGAGAAGGGGCAGCGCCGCCTCGTCGTCAACTACGCACGGCGCCAGCAGGGGCAGCGCATTTACGCCGCGCCGTCGAGCCACCTGCCGCTGAAACTGAACATGGCCGGCGTCATTCCGCCGATTTTCGCGTCGAGCATCATTCTGTTTCCGGCGACCCTCGGGCAGTGGTTCGGGCGCGCCGAGGGCCTCGGCTGGCTCGGCCAGTTGTCCAACACGCTGGCGCCGGGGCAGCCGCTCTACATCGCGTTCTACGCGCTCGCCATCGTCTTTTTCTGCTTCTTCTACACCGCCATCGTGTTCGACGCCAACGACACCGCCGACAACCTCAAGCGCGGCGGCGCCTTCATTCCGGGCATCCGCCCCGGCAACCAGACCGCGCTCTACATTGACCGCGTGCTGAGCCGGCTGACGGTGATGGGCGCGATTTACATCACGCTGGTCTGCCTGCTGCCGGAATTCCTGATTCTGTCGTGGAATGTGCCGTTTTATTTCGGCGGCACCTCGCTGCTGATCATCGTCGTCGTCGTCATGGACTTCATGTCGCAGGTCCAGAACCAGTTGCTGTCGCAGCAGTACGAAGGCCTGCTGAAGAAGGCCAACCTGAAGGGCGCGAGGCGCCGGGGGCCGTGACATGAAAGTCCGGGCATCGGTCAAGCGCATCTGCCGCAACTGCAAACTGATACGGCGCAAGGGCGTGGTGCGGGTCATCTGCACCGACCCGCGCCACAAGCAGCGCCAGGGATGAGCGCGGCTGTGGCAATTATGGCTGGCGATTTGGCGAAAAACGCGCTATCATACCCGGTTTTGGATTACTGACATGGCACGAATCGCAGGCATCAATGTCGCCGACCGCAAGCATGCCGAAATCGCCCTGACCGGCATTTTCGGCATCGGCAGAACCCGCGCGCGCGAAATTTGCGCCAAAACCGGCGTCGGCGGCGGCGTGCGCGTCAAGGACCTCGGCAAGGACGAGCTTGAAAAACTGCGCGCCGAAGTCGCCAACTACACGACCGAGGGCGACCTGCGGCGCGAGGTCAACCTGAACATCAAGCGCCTGAAAGACCTCGGCTGCTACCGCGGCATCCGCCACCGCCAGGGCCTGCCGGTGCGCGGCCAGAGAACCCGCACCAACGCGCGCTCCAGCAAGGGGCCGCGCCGCCCGATCAAGAAGTAGGCGGCATGGCGGCAAAAACCACATCGTCCGGGCGCAAAAAGGCGAAGAAGAACATCCCCGAAGGCATCGCCCACATTCACTCGTCCTTCAACAACACGGTGGTCACCATCACCGACCCGCAGGGCAACACGCTGTGCTGGTCGAGCGCCGGCTCCGCCGGTTTTCGCGGCTCGCGCAAGAGCACGCCGTTCGCGGCGCAGGTCGCCGCCGGCAAGGCCGGCGAGGCCGCCGTCGAGCACGGCGTCCGCAGCCTCGAGGTCAATGTGCGCGGGCCGGGGCCGGGGCGCGAGTCGGCGATACGCGCGCTGCACGCCGCCGGTTTCCGGATTACGCGGGTGGTGGACACGACGCCGCTGCCGCACAACGGCTGCCGCCCGCCGAAGCGGCGGCGCATCTGAGGACGGGCGATGGCGCGATACCGCGAATCCACCTGCAAACTGAGCCGGCGCGAGGGCACCGACCTGATGCTCAAGAGCCGCGCCCGCTCGATCGAGGAGAAATGCAACATGGCGCGGCTGCCGGGGCAGCACGGCGACCGCCGTTCGCGCCTGTCCGACTACGGCCTGCAACTGCGCGAGAAGCAGAAACTGCGGCGCATGTACGGCGTGCTCGAGCGCCAGTTCCGCAACTACTACAAGAAGGCGGCGTCGCGCCGCGGCGCCACCGGCGAGAACCTGCTGCGGATGCTTGAAAGCCGCCTCGACAATGTGGTCTGGCGCATGGGCTTCGGCTCGACCCGCGCCGAGTGCCGCCAGTTGATCAGCCACAAGGCCGTCAGCGTCAACGACCGCGTCGTCAACATTCCGTCGTACCAGGTGAAGCCGTCCGATGTCATCGCCATCACCGAACGGGCGAAGAAGCAGTTGCGGATACGCGACGCGCTCCAGGTCGCCGAGCAAATCGGCTTTTCCGACTGGGTCGAGGTGGACGCCGCGGCCATGACGGGCGTCTTCAGGAACTACCCGGAACGCTCCGAACTGCCGCCGGAAATCAATGAAT from Gammaproteobacteria bacterium harbors:
- the rpsN gene encoding 30S ribosomal protein S14 codes for the protein MAKACMIEREKKRRKTVARLRRKRLALKAALKNPAADYDERMRVIAQLQKLPRNASPCRLRNRCHVTGRPKGYYRKFGLGRNKLREYAMLGYIPGLVKSSW
- the rpmC gene encoding 50S ribosomal protein L29; the protein is MKAKELRDKDEEALHRELQELTEARFKLGLQGKSQQTRNPHRFRTLRRDIARIKTVLRERMTGEAAS
- the rplE gene encoding 50S ribosomal protein L5, coding for METQLEKTWKKETAARLMKQLGHANPMQTPRLVKITLNMGLGMAARERAVLAAAMKELALISGQQPSVTRARKSIAGFGIRDGWPIGCRVTLRRARMYGFFERLVNIAIPRIRDFRGLSRKSFDGRGNLTIGVREQIVFPEIDYDKVDQLRGLDIAITTSTASDEEAGHLLAAMNFPFRD
- the rplD gene encoding 50S ribosomal protein L4, translated to MELRLDGGGSMKVAEGVFDSDYNEALVHQAVVAFLAGARSGTRAQKSRSDVAGGGRKPWRQKGTGNARAGSNRSPLWRGGGRAFAARPRNFAKKVNRKMYRGALRSLLSELYRRGCLHIVEELTVAEPKTRLLAGKLRDYDFESVLIVTPEPDENLVLAANNLPGVGVLPATRLDPVNLLRFGHVLAARGAVEKIQEWLA
- the rpsC gene encoding 30S ribosomal protein S3; its protein translation is MGQKVHPTGFRLGIVTDWSSRWLAERGDYARILHSDLEIREYLQRKLAHASVSHIQIERPAGAARIIIHTARPGIVIGKKGEDIEALRREIARRMELALGSVQLNIEEIRKPEMDAALVAESVARQLERRIMFRRAMKRAVQNAMRLGAQGIKIAVAGRLNGAEIARSEWYHEGRVPLHTLSARIDYGFTEARTTYGIIGVKVWIYGGDAAPIDGAAAKPARPAKPPRPPRPPRPAKPAAA
- the rplB gene encoding 50S ribosomal protein L2, translating into MTVIKSKPTTPSRRFIVSLDRGELHKGGGHRPLLQKKTGGGGRNNRGRITVRHKGGGHKRRYRVMDFKRAKDDVACRVERIEYDPNRSARIALLVYDDGERRYIIAPAGLKPGERLVSGAAAPVKTGNAMPLANMPMGAVVHCIELKPGKGAQIARSAGTMAQYIAREGGFATLRLRSGEMRRVPDSCRATIGEVGNNEHNLVKLGKAGAKRWRGVRPTVRGVAMNPVDHPHGGGEGKTSGGRHPVTPWGRPTKGCKTRSNKATERFIVRRKKR
- the rpsS gene encoding 30S ribosomal protein S19; the encoded protein is MARSLNKGPFVDDHLMKKVLKALESRDKKPIKTWSRRSMVVPDMVGLTIAVHNGRNHMPIHINEQMVGHKLGEFAPTRTFKQHSGDRKVKGAA
- the rpsK gene encoding 30S ribosomal protein S11, yielding MAAKTTSSGRKKAKKNIPEGIAHIHSSFNNTVVTITDPQGNTLCWSSAGSAGFRGSRKSTPFAAQVAAGKAGEAAVEHGVRSLEVNVRGPGPGRESAIRALHAAGFRITRVVDTTPLPHNGCRPPKRRRI
- the rpsM gene encoding 30S ribosomal protein S13; translated protein: MARIAGINVADRKHAEIALTGIFGIGRTRAREICAKTGVGGGVRVKDLGKDELEKLRAEVANYTTEGDLRREVNLNIKRLKDLGCYRGIRHRQGLPVRGQRTRTNARSSKGPRRPIKK
- the rpsE gene encoding 30S ribosomal protein S5, translating into MSNVEKAELTDGLLEKLVAINRVAKVVKGGRQFGFTALTVVGDGNGKAGIGYGKAREVPVAIQKAMEAARKRMVEVPLNNGTLFYPLIGRHGASRVYMSPASEGTGIIAGGPMRAVFEVLGVHNVLAKCLGSRNPINMVNATFEGLQKMQSPRQIAARRGKSVEEITQWRPDT
- the rplX gene encoding 50S ribosomal protein L24, producing the protein MNRIRKGDEVVVIAGRDKGRRGRVLRVSPADGKVLVENINIVKKTVRPNPNTGEAGGIVEQERLLDASNVMLFNPETGRGGRVGFRAGDDGRKTRYFKSGGKEVA
- the rpmD gene encoding 50S ribosomal protein L30 — translated: MASGHLKVTLVRSLSGRLRKHKACARGLGLRRTHSSARVADTPENRGMIAKIPYLLKVEDDA
- the rpmJ gene encoding 50S ribosomal protein L36, whose amino-acid sequence is MKVRASVKRICRNCKLIRRKGVVRVICTDPRHKQRQG
- the rplF gene encoding 50S ribosomal protein L6, which produces MSRIAKKPVAIPDGVQVAIEGRTVRASGPKGEGSVAVHDLVSFERNGDCIEFGAAAGGMAMAGTMRSLVGNLMTGVSEGFRRKLELQGVGYRAQMQGGRLNLQLGYSHPVEYAFDDSVTIQTPSQTEIVVEGVDKQKVGQVAAEIRALRAPEPYKGKGVRYAGEQVRRKEAKKK
- the rplR gene encoding 50S ribosomal protein L18, which encodes MNKKTARLRRTRKTRNRIRRCGAHRLCVHRTPRHLYAQIIAPDGADTLACASTLERGLAGDGGRKDAAGRIGAAIAERALKKGIREVAFDRSGFSYHGRIKLLAEAARAGGLQF
- the rpsQ gene encoding 30S ribosomal protein S17, encoding MENNAPKGEQRTLTGSVVSDRMDKTVTVLVRRRFPHPVYGKYITRSSKLKAHDEDNEGRIGDIVTVASCRPLSKFKSWRLVEVVKRAPQGGPS
- the rplP gene encoding 50S ribosomal protein L16 is translated as MLQPKKTRYRKQHKGRNRGLAVNGNKVSFGEYAMKATTRGRITARQIEAARRAMTRYVKRGGKIWIRIFPDKPITKKPLEVRQGKGKGNVEYWVAPVQPGKVLYEIEGVSEEVARAAFRLAGAKLSVKTAFVARGMM
- the rpsH gene encoding 30S ribosomal protein S8 translates to MSMSDPVADMLTRIRNAQGAGLPAVEMPASKMKAAIAKTLREEGYIADYSTGDGDGGHRRLKITLRYYEGKPVISSIRRVSRPGLRVYRGVDDLPVVLGGAGTVIIATSRGVMSGRQAKAARHGGEIICVVE
- the rplO gene encoding 50S ribosomal protein L15, whose translation is MRLDELSRGGWRRPRKRVGRGNGSGHGTTCGRGVKGQKSRSGGYHKVGFEGGQMPIQRRLPKIGFRSAKSRLNAEVRLGSLDALGDIKTFDREVLVGEKLAPRGAKRIKVILSGEIKRPVVLRGLAVTANARKAVEAAGGKVEEE
- the rplW gene encoding 50S ribosomal protein L23 yields the protein MPTEKARKVIVAPHVSEKSTNAMVANQHVFRVLPGATRNEVRRAVETCFDVKVKKVNLLNVKGKRKGAGRRRGRRVNWKKAYVALQPGYSINLTGSD
- the rplN gene encoding 50S ribosomal protein L14 — encoded protein: MIQMQTLLNVADNSGARKLQCIKVLGGSRRRYANIGDIIKVSVKDAIPRSQVRKGEVYNAVVVRSCKGVRRGDGSLIRFDNNAAVLLNTQLQVIGTRIFGPVTRELRTGRFMKIISLAPEVL
- the secY gene encoding preprotein translocase subunit SecY; this translates as MAGAGRFTELRKRIGFVLLALVLFRLGSFIPVPGVDPVQMAQFFEQQSGTILAMFNMFSGGALERLSIFALGVMPYISSAIIMQLMTAIVPSLKELKKEGEQGRRVIMKYTRYGTVGLATFQAIGVAVALQGQNVAYITGPTFILTAAVSLVTGTMFLMWLGEQINERGIGNGISIIIFAGIVAGLPAAAGGTLELANTGELSTPLVMLILALAIAVTMFVVFAEKGQRRLVVNYARRQQGQRIYAAPSSHLPLKLNMAGVIPPIFASSIILFPATLGQWFGRAEGLGWLGQLSNTLAPGQPLYIAFYALAIVFFCFFYTAIVFDANDTADNLKRGGAFIPGIRPGNQTALYIDRVLSRLTVMGAIYITLVCLLPEFLILSWNVPFYFGGTSLLIIVVVVMDFMSQVQNQLLSQQYEGLLKKANLKGARRRGP
- the rplV gene encoding 50S ribosomal protein L22; amino-acid sequence: MEVSARLRACRVSARKCRLVVDRVRGLAVGDALELLRFGRTRPAFYVLKVLESAIANAENNEGADIDELKIKRITVDEGPVMKRFRPRAKGRASAIIKRTSHIGLVLSDA